A single genomic interval of Candidatus Krumholzibacteriia bacterium harbors:
- a CDS encoding amidohydrolase, with product MAGLLLTGARLFDARGDLRGDSVLVCDGRIAAFGPRRELELDAACEVIDLGGALLLAGMTDTHTHFFEWARRRAGIDLSGAQSFDDLLTTLRAAAASVPDDPEWIGGGGWDPHFLGDRGRFTRQTLDQVFGDRPVFFEARDYHTLWCNTEALRRAGVMDGRAEAPAGGWIGRDAAGRPDGLLHETAWELVRTARPPVSDAVADRWLDESRDALHRLGLTGVHCMEPMDVLAHYRRRADAGRAGLRICFHTPLEDLDARIERGEASYAGRDPWLRLGGVKVFMDGSMGSRTAAMYDAYPDGGAGTLLMEADELVAVLDRAAGASIAGTVHAIGDRTVDVVTEAIETVRARYGGHLRHRIEHAQCVRATTVPRLARHGIVCAMQPVHLEDDLPLLDREWGAAAARAYPLREMWDAGVPVCLGSDMPVATPDPWHGLRLTVARRGRDGREFHPEQALAVDEALAGYTAAAAPAGGREADLGRIAVGMRADLTAVDDIRGEDADTWSADRVRLTMVDGAVVHHAV from the coding sequence GTGGCCGGACTGCTGCTGACCGGGGCCAGGCTCTTCGACGCCCGCGGCGATCTGCGCGGCGATTCGGTGCTGGTCTGTGACGGCCGGATCGCAGCGTTCGGGCCGCGACGGGAACTCGAGCTCGACGCCGCGTGCGAGGTGATCGACCTGGGTGGGGCCCTGTTGCTCGCAGGGATGACCGACACGCACACCCACTTCTTCGAGTGGGCGCGGCGACGGGCAGGGATCGATCTGTCCGGAGCGCAGTCCTTCGACGATCTCCTGACCACACTGCGTGCGGCCGCCGCATCGGTTCCCGACGATCCGGAATGGATCGGCGGTGGGGGCTGGGATCCACACTTCCTCGGCGACCGCGGACGCTTCACGCGGCAGACCCTCGACCAGGTCTTCGGCGACCGGCCGGTGTTCTTCGAGGCCCGGGACTACCACACCCTGTGGTGCAATACCGAAGCATTGCGCCGGGCGGGCGTGATGGACGGCCGGGCCGAGGCGCCCGCGGGAGGATGGATCGGACGCGACGCCGCGGGCCGGCCCGACGGTCTGTTGCACGAGACCGCGTGGGAACTGGTGCGCACGGCGCGACCGCCGGTGAGCGATGCCGTCGCCGACCGGTGGCTCGACGAATCCCGCGACGCCCTGCACCGCCTGGGGCTGACCGGCGTGCACTGCATGGAGCCGATGGACGTGCTGGCCCATTACCGACGCCGTGCCGACGCGGGGCGGGCCGGACTGCGCATCTGCTTCCACACGCCGCTCGAGGATCTCGACGCCCGCATCGAGCGCGGTGAGGCCTCGTACGCGGGTCGGGACCCGTGGCTGCGTCTCGGCGGGGTGAAGGTCTTCATGGACGGCTCCATGGGTTCGCGGACCGCGGCCATGTACGACGCCTACCCCGACGGTGGAGCCGGGACGCTGTTGATGGAAGCCGACGAGCTCGTCGCGGTGCTCGACCGCGCAGCCGGCGCTTCGATCGCCGGGACCGTGCACGCCATCGGAGACCGGACGGTCGACGTGGTCACCGAGGCGATCGAGACGGTCCGGGCCCGGTACGGCGGCCACCTGCGCCACCGTATCGAACACGCCCAGTGTGTTCGTGCCACCACCGTCCCGCGACTGGCCCGCCACGGAATCGTGTGCGCGATGCAGCCCGTGCACCTCGAGGACGACCTTCCACTGCTCGACCGAGAGTGGGGCGCCGCAGCGGCGCGGGCCTATCCGCTACGCGAGATGTGGGACGCGGGGGTTCCCGTGTGTCTGGGCAGCGACATGCCCGTGGCCACGCCCGATCCGTGGCACGGCCTCCGCCTCACCGTGGCCCGTCGCGGTCGCGACGGCCGCGAGTTCCACCCGGAGCAGGCCCTCGCGGTGGACGAAGCACTGGCCGGATACACCGCGGCCGCGGCCCCGGCCGGTGGTCGGGAGGCCGATCTCGGCCGGATCGCAGTCGGGATGCGCGCCGATCTCACGGCCGTCGACGACATCCGCGGGGAGGATGCCGACACGTGGTCGGCCGATCGGGTCCGACTCACCATGGTCGACGGAGCCGTGGTCCACCACGCCGTGTGA
- a CDS encoding Rrf2 family transcriptional regulator encodes MISQTAEYALRAVVCLARSPRERRWTVHDIHSTTDVPEGYLSKVMQQLARAGIVRSQRGRAGGFHLARPVDDLSVLDVINAVDPFQRIRHCPLGLPEHEHELCALHRRVDLEMARVERAFGETSFAELLSEPGPHWPLGLENRDD; translated from the coding sequence TTGATCTCCCAGACCGCCGAGTACGCCCTGCGCGCCGTCGTGTGCCTCGCCCGATCCCCGCGCGAGCGACGGTGGACCGTGCACGACATCCACTCGACGACGGACGTCCCGGAGGGATACCTGTCGAAGGTCATGCAGCAGCTCGCGCGCGCGGGAATCGTACGATCGCAACGCGGCAGGGCGGGGGGATTCCACCTGGCACGCCCGGTCGACGACCTGAGCGTGCTCGACGTGATCAACGCGGTCGATCCCTTTCAGCGGATCCGCCACTGCCCCCTGGGCCTTCCCGAGCACGAGCACGAACTGTGTGCGCTGCACCGCCGGGTGGACCTCGAGATGGCGCGCGTGGAACGTGCCTTCGGCGAGACCAGCTTCGCGGAGCTCTTGAGCGAGCCCGGACCGCACTGGCCGCTGGGTCTGGAGAACCGCGACGACTAG
- a CDS encoding TonB-dependent receptor yields MVEFQRTDRRSRTLQGMLAVACLAITLQVWPAGRVVRAAEPRDPVLDLSIEELMDVPITAASKATERAEDAPAIVTVIGRDQIRAYGARNLGEVLNRVTSALFLSANVLTDNLLSMRRQTLTPYNTHVLVLLNGRPLRDPIAGGINHTIYAVFPIEVLDHVEVIRGPGSVLHGSNAYSGVINLITLGADGESLDAGASVTAGNHGASAQSGHVHVRDGDLALTLALSRWNEGGPDYSFTGYRDSTATTNWFRETTGLFVDMQHRGLRAQFYYADFRPESLWMSENAWMPERAWGNGRSVAVFGDVGYQHALTEDLHGNLNLTYNDHEWFSWQPDGGKVVDVEDVLAEMTLDYDVAPTTRLLVGGTVQYTDHYSDLLLGGDETAGSFYVQGDHWPHERLKLVAGAQYNRVEGIDGRVSPRAAVITHPHDRLTLKFLYSQAFRSGSQLEKSFDHPVFRGSPELRPELVDTYEAQVAFRGETFTAAVTGYHSTMSDIVVRRWVEHDGESFVQNVNGGEHEFVGLEFEGRMKLGRGLMLEGNASFAQDEDDQGRENAALHPQTMLKGGFVHRGAGHSFGVWNSSFLDPTQVNDITDVAVPEVNPRPGDFHLLSARLRLDLGRLGVGAPGNYHLSVSGENLLGDEITYPEFTTRGINALVPLYDGAIWYAAFEATLR; encoded by the coding sequence ATGGTGGAATTCCAGCGCACGGACCGTCGGAGCCGCACCCTGCAAGGGATGCTCGCCGTGGCCTGCCTGGCGATCACGCTGCAGGTCTGGCCGGCCGGTCGGGTGGTTCGTGCCGCCGAGCCCCGGGACCCTGTCCTCGATCTGTCGATCGAGGAACTGATGGACGTTCCGATCACCGCAGCCTCGAAGGCGACGGAACGCGCCGAGGACGCCCCGGCGATCGTCACCGTCATCGGCCGTGACCAGATCCGCGCCTACGGCGCACGGAACCTCGGCGAGGTCCTCAACCGCGTGACCAGCGCGCTGTTCCTGAGCGCGAACGTGCTCACCGACAACCTGTTGAGCATGCGACGGCAGACGCTGACCCCCTACAACACCCACGTTCTCGTCCTGCTCAACGGAAGACCTCTGCGCGACCCCATCGCAGGCGGTATCAACCACACGATCTACGCCGTCTTCCCGATCGAAGTCCTCGACCACGTCGAGGTGATCCGCGGCCCCGGATCGGTACTCCACGGCTCGAATGCATATTCCGGGGTGATCAACCTGATCACCCTGGGCGCCGACGGTGAGTCGCTCGATGCGGGCGCCTCTGTCACCGCGGGCAACCACGGGGCGTCGGCCCAGAGCGGGCACGTGCACGTCCGCGACGGCGACCTGGCCCTCACGTTGGCCCTGTCCCGGTGGAACGAAGGGGGTCCGGACTACAGCTTCACCGGGTACCGGGACTCGACGGCCACCACCAACTGGTTCCGCGAGACCACGGGACTGTTCGTCGACATGCAGCATCGCGGGCTGCGGGCACAGTTCTACTACGCCGACTTCCGGCCCGAATCGCTGTGGATGTCCGAGAACGCGTGGATGCCCGAGCGGGCCTGGGGCAACGGGCGATCGGTGGCGGTGTTCGGGGACGTGGGATACCAGCACGCGTTGACCGAGGACCTGCACGGGAACCTGAACCTCACCTACAACGACCACGAGTGGTTCAGTTGGCAGCCCGACGGGGGCAAGGTGGTGGACGTCGAGGACGTGCTCGCCGAGATGACCCTCGACTACGACGTCGCCCCCACCACGCGCCTACTCGTCGGGGGCACCGTCCAGTACACCGACCACTACAGCGACCTCCTGCTCGGTGGCGACGAGACGGCCGGAAGTTTCTACGTCCAGGGCGACCACTGGCCCCACGAGCGCCTGAAGCTGGTCGCAGGCGCTCAGTACAATCGCGTGGAGGGGATCGACGGCCGGGTGTCGCCACGCGCCGCGGTGATCACTCACCCCCACGACCGGCTCACCCTGAAGTTCCTGTACAGCCAGGCCTTCCGGAGCGGCTCGCAGCTCGAGAAGTCCTTCGACCATCCGGTCTTCCGCGGCAGCCCCGAACTGCGTCCGGAGCTCGTGGACACCTACGAGGCCCAGGTGGCCTTCCGCGGTGAGACCTTCACCGCGGCGGTGACCGGATACCACAGCACGATGAGTGACATCGTGGTCCGCCGCTGGGTCGAGCACGACGGAGAGTCGTTCGTCCAGAACGTCAACGGAGGCGAGCACGAATTCGTGGGACTGGAGTTCGAGGGCCGCATGAAACTCGGCCGTGGTCTGATGCTCGAGGGCAACGCCTCCTTCGCTCAGGACGAGGACGACCAGGGCCGTGAGAACGCCGCACTGCATCCGCAGACCATGCTCAAGGGCGGCTTCGTCCACCGCGGTGCCGGACACTCGTTCGGGGTGTGGAACAGTTCCTTCCTCGATCCCACGCAGGTGAACGACATCACCGACGTCGCCGTGCCCGAGGTCAATCCTCGTCCGGGCGACTTCCACCTGCTGTCGGCACGACTGCGCCTCGACCTGGGTCGACTCGGCGTGGGGGCACCCGGAAACTACCACCTGAGCGTCTCGGGCGAGAACCTGCTCGGCGACGAGATCACCTACCCCGAGTTCACGACCCGCGGGATCAACGCCCTCGTGCCGCTGTACGACGGAGCCATCTGGTACGCCGCCTTCGAGGCCACCCTGCGCTAG
- the ispG gene encoding flavodoxin-dependent (E)-4-hydroxy-3-methylbut-2-enyl-diphosphate synthase — translation MKPQRRRTPTCWIGSIPVGSDHPVMVQSMTNTDTEDAAGTAAQVIDLARAGSEVVRITVNTKRAAECVAEIRQRCEDAGIEVPLVGDFHYNGHKLLREVPGCAEALAKYRINPGNVGTSRSHDENFRTMVQVAIDHDRPVRIGVNWGSLDQNLLTRLMDENAKSDRPREARDVMLDAIVESAVRSADAAEEIGLGHDRIVLSTKVSAVPELIEVYRRLGRRTDLPLHLGLTEAGMGSKGTVSSTAGIAVLLAEGIGDTIRVSLTPAPGGDRTEEVRIAQQILQSMELRSFFPQVTACPGCGRTTSTFFQELADDIQGYLLERMPQWRQRYPGAEELAVAVMGCVVNGPGESRHADIGISLPGTGEDPKAPVFVDGELHSTLQGPTIAEDFTRMVEAYVTRRWGAAD, via the coding sequence GTGAAGCCGCAGCGACGACGCACGCCGACCTGCTGGATCGGGAGCATTCCCGTCGGCAGCGATCACCCGGTCATGGTGCAGTCGATGACCAACACCGACACCGAGGACGCCGCGGGTACTGCCGCACAGGTGATCGACCTCGCGCGCGCCGGCAGCGAGGTCGTCCGGATCACGGTGAACACGAAGCGCGCCGCCGAGTGCGTGGCCGAGATCCGGCAGCGCTGCGAAGACGCCGGCATCGAGGTGCCGCTGGTCGGGGACTTCCACTACAACGGCCACAAACTCCTGCGCGAGGTGCCGGGCTGCGCCGAAGCCCTCGCGAAGTACCGCATCAACCCGGGGAACGTCGGTACCAGCCGCTCGCACGACGAGAACTTCCGCACCATGGTACAGGTGGCGATCGACCACGACCGTCCGGTCCGCATCGGTGTCAACTGGGGTTCCCTCGACCAGAACCTGTTGACCCGGCTCATGGACGAGAACGCGAAGAGCGACCGCCCCCGCGAGGCCCGTGACGTGATGCTCGACGCCATCGTCGAGAGCGCGGTCCGCAGCGCCGACGCCGCCGAGGAGATCGGGCTGGGTCACGACCGGATCGTGTTGAGCACGAAGGTGAGTGCGGTCCCCGAGTTGATCGAGGTCTACCGCCGTCTCGGCCGCCGCACGGATCTTCCACTCCACCTCGGACTGACCGAAGCGGGTATGGGTTCGAAGGGCACGGTGTCGAGCACGGCGGGCATCGCCGTCCTGCTGGCCGAAGGCATCGGCGACACCATCCGCGTGAGCCTCACCCCTGCCCCCGGCGGCGACCGCACCGAGGAGGTACGGATCGCCCAACAGATCCTGCAGTCCATGGAGCTGCGCAGCTTCTTCCCGCAGGTGACCGCGTGCCCCGGCTGTGGCCGCACCACCAGCACCTTCTTCCAGGAACTCGCCGACGACATCCAGGGCTACCTCCTGGAGCGCATGCCGCAGTGGCGCCAGCGCTATCCCGGTGCCGAGGAACTGGCCGTGGCCGTCATGGGCTGCGTCGTGAACGGACCGGGTGAGAGCCGCCACGCCGACATCGGGATCTCCTTGCCGGGCACCGGTGAGGATCCCAAGGCTCCCGTGTTCGTCGACGGCGAGCTGCACAGCACGCTGCAGGGGCCGACCATCGCCGAGGACTTCACCCGCATGGTCGAGGCCTACGTCACCCGTCGCTGGGGCGCTGCCGACTGA
- a CDS encoding M1 family metallopeptidase: MIDHVELDLTVDFQQRIVHGHAVHHVREAEQIDAPVLLHTNGLVLHAVWVDPGDTWVEAEWELRDAVPGKGRDLLVTLPDGADRIKVDYASRPEAAGLQWLEPGQTAGGDHPFVYSQGQSIYNRSWIPLFDDPSVRITYDAVLRVDNGLRALMAAEDRSDPSEEGVFRFHMPQPIPSYLIAMAVGDLAFREIGPRSGVWAEPEIVDDAHAEFVDTEDMIVAVEELYGPYRWGRFDVLVLPPAFPYGGMENPRLTFATPTIIAGDRSLVALIAHELAHSWSGNLVTNATWDDFWLNEGFTVYLERRIIEKLFGRERSEMEAMIGRDDLIEDLDDMGHEHPDTRLVVDLAGRHPDDAFSNVPYEKGYLLLRRFEETFGRTTFDRFLREYFDTHAFETMTTGRFVEILHDELFTKDPEAAARIDLDVWLHQPGVPDTAPVAQSDAFGRVDAAAARFVGNGTLPGTEAWTAFEWIHFLDVLPDDLEPARMATLDGAFDLTHSRNYEILCEWLILSLETGYRAADPQVEQFLLEVGRRKFVQPLFEALLGAENGLDRAQEIYERARPGYHSVTYNTVDRILAEESAEQGE, from the coding sequence GTGATCGATCACGTCGAACTCGATCTGACCGTCGACTTCCAGCAACGCATCGTCCACGGCCACGCAGTGCATCACGTACGCGAGGCCGAACAGATCGACGCCCCCGTGCTCCTGCACACCAACGGCCTCGTGCTGCACGCGGTGTGGGTCGACCCCGGTGATACCTGGGTCGAGGCCGAGTGGGAGCTGCGCGACGCCGTGCCCGGAAAGGGGCGCGACCTGCTCGTGACGCTGCCCGACGGCGCCGACCGTATCAAGGTCGACTACGCCAGCCGTCCCGAGGCCGCGGGACTGCAGTGGCTCGAACCGGGACAGACCGCCGGTGGAGACCACCCCTTCGTCTACTCGCAGGGCCAGTCGATCTACAATCGGAGCTGGATCCCCCTCTTCGACGACCCGTCGGTGCGGATCACCTACGACGCCGTACTAAGGGTCGACAACGGGCTGCGTGCGCTCATGGCGGCCGAGGACCGCAGCGATCCGTCCGAGGAGGGCGTGTTCCGCTTCCACATGCCCCAGCCGATTCCCAGCTACCTGATCGCCATGGCCGTGGGCGACCTCGCCTTCCGTGAGATCGGTCCGCGGTCCGGTGTGTGGGCCGAGCCCGAGATCGTCGACGACGCCCACGCCGAGTTCGTCGATACCGAGGACATGATCGTGGCCGTCGAGGAGCTGTACGGACCGTACCGATGGGGCCGCTTCGACGTCCTGGTGCTGCCGCCGGCCTTTCCCTACGGCGGCATGGAGAATCCGCGGCTGACCTTCGCCACGCCGACGATCATCGCCGGTGATCGTTCGCTGGTGGCGTTGATCGCACACGAACTCGCGCACAGCTGGAGCGGCAACCTGGTCACCAACGCGACCTGGGACGACTTCTGGCTCAACGAGGGCTTCACCGTGTACCTCGAGCGACGGATCATCGAGAAGCTGTTCGGACGCGAACGCAGTGAGATGGAGGCAATGATCGGTCGTGACGACCTGATCGAGGACCTCGACGACATGGGCCACGAGCATCCCGACACGCGGCTCGTCGTCGACCTGGCGGGACGTCACCCGGACGACGCCTTCTCGAACGTCCCCTACGAGAAGGGCTACCTGCTGCTGCGCCGATTCGAGGAGACATTCGGACGCACGACCTTCGATCGCTTCCTGCGCGAGTACTTCGACACCCACGCCTTCGAGACCATGACCACCGGCCGCTTCGTCGAGATCCTGCACGACGAGCTCTTCACGAAGGATCCAGAGGCCGCCGCGCGCATCGATCTGGACGTGTGGTTGCACCAGCCCGGCGTGCCCGACACCGCGCCGGTGGCGCAGAGCGATGCCTTCGGTCGCGTGGATGCCGCCGCCGCCCGCTTCGTCGGGAACGGAACCCTGCCCGGCACCGAGGCCTGGACCGCCTTCGAGTGGATCCACTTCCTCGACGTACTCCCCGACGATCTCGAACCGGCGCGCATGGCGACCCTGGACGGGGCCTTCGACCTCACGCACAGCCGCAACTACGAGATCCTGTGCGAGTGGTTGATCCTGTCGCTGGAAACGGGCTATCGCGCCGCCGACCCGCAGGTCGAGCAGTTCCTGCTCGAGGTCGGGCGCCGCAAGTTCGTGCAACCGCTCTTCGAAGCGTTGCTCGGAGCCGAGAACGGTCTCGATCGCGCGCAGGAGATCTACGAACGCGCGCGGCCGGGCTACCACAGCGTGACCTACAACACCGTCGACCGGATCCTGGCCGAGGAATCCGCCGAGCAGGGAGAGTGA
- a CDS encoding PEP/pyruvate-binding domain-containing protein, with protein sequence MVESAGLSGLFAQTRRSEASFERLMPHRVRNILVVASAYDAFVIEEGGRLTELILNEYVSLNLSDGPRVTRVATAAEALELIEQQPFDLVITTSRIGNLDGLRLGRRIKQIEPNCPVVLLAFDIGELQRLTAERHPDAVDHVFLWSGDARLFIAIIKMLEDRWNVDHDTEVARVRTILLVEDSARFISLYLPLLYTVLVKQTHLLMDDGVNLANRLLRLRARPKVLLAQNREDAIDVYEKYRPFMLGVISDKSFPPDAYGDGGNDPMAGLELLKRIKGDDPTMPMLLQSSDAEARKLAREIGVHFIHKRSHRLLKELKVFVERHFGFGDFVFIVPDGSEWGRARNLRELEEQLQSIPDESLRHHALRNDFSNWLRARTEFGLASRIRPFRIEDFDSIDQLRRYLVDTMRAHRLETQRGIVTDFAPTRFDERSPFVRIGHGSLGGKGRGLAFANAMLQHHPALHDRFPDINVTVPRTAVIATDVFDQFLADNELLDLAYGNNTDEEIAHRFSTAKLPAHVSSDLENFLRRIDYPLAVRSSSLLEDSSSQPFAGIYRTYMVPNSHPDAHVRLAQLSRAIKLVYASTFSRAAKAYAESTGSRIEDEKMAVVLQQVVGSRHGDRFYPHISGVARSFNYYPIAPMRGEDGIAVVALGLGRQVAGGLQALRFSPRHPRSVPAFSSVQSTLENAQRQFYALDLQHPHRLPGIEEDTNLLRLDVDDARPDGVLPLLTSTYQPQNDRMVEGLRKDGYPALTFAPILNSDAFPLAALLREVLDTGVAGMGSEVEMEFAVDLRSDEATFGFLQLRRLAAGGEPEDVALRNEQIERALCFSTAALGNGRMNDLCDVIYVCPSAFDASRTRRIAEEVGEINAVLAAEGRRCILIGPGRWGSSDPWLGIPVTWDQISAARVIVETSLENFRVTPSQGTHFFQNMTSLRIAYFTVNSYAGDDRIDWDWLEGHARVRETDHVRHLRFDHPLQVRIEGRSNRGVILPPTPPHHDDRRPA encoded by the coding sequence ATGGTCGAATCCGCCGGTCTGTCCGGACTCTTCGCCCAGACCCGCCGCAGCGAGGCCAGCTTCGAGCGCCTCATGCCCCATCGGGTCCGCAACATCCTGGTGGTGGCCAGTGCCTACGACGCCTTCGTCATCGAAGAGGGCGGGCGTCTCACCGAGCTGATCCTCAACGAGTACGTGTCGCTGAACCTCAGCGACGGCCCCCGCGTGACGCGCGTGGCGACGGCGGCCGAGGCCCTGGAACTGATCGAGCAGCAACCCTTCGACCTCGTCATCACGACCTCGAGGATCGGCAACCTCGACGGCCTGCGCCTGGGGCGGCGCATCAAGCAGATCGAACCGAACTGCCCGGTCGTACTGCTGGCCTTCGACATCGGCGAGCTGCAGCGGTTGACCGCGGAACGCCACCCCGATGCGGTGGACCACGTCTTCCTGTGGTCGGGCGACGCCCGATTGTTCATCGCGATCATCAAGATGCTCGAGGACCGCTGGAACGTCGATCACGACACCGAGGTCGCTCGTGTGCGCACGATCCTGCTCGTGGAGGACTCGGCCCGCTTCATCTCGCTGTACCTGCCCCTCCTCTACACGGTGCTCGTCAAGCAGACCCACCTGCTCATGGACGACGGCGTGAATCTCGCGAATCGGCTGCTACGCCTGCGCGCACGGCCCAAGGTCCTGCTGGCACAGAACCGCGAGGACGCCATCGACGTGTACGAGAAGTACCGGCCGTTCATGCTGGGCGTGATCAGCGACAAGAGCTTTCCGCCCGATGCCTACGGCGACGGCGGCAACGATCCCATGGCCGGGCTCGAACTGCTCAAGCGGATCAAGGGCGACGATCCGACCATGCCCATGCTACTGCAGTCCAGCGACGCCGAGGCCCGCAAGCTCGCTCGCGAGATCGGCGTGCACTTCATCCACAAGCGCTCGCACCGCCTGCTCAAGGAATTGAAGGTCTTCGTCGAACGGCACTTCGGATTCGGCGATTTCGTGTTCATCGTACCCGACGGTTCGGAGTGGGGCCGCGCGCGCAATCTGCGCGAACTCGAGGAACAGCTGCAGAGCATTCCGGACGAATCCCTGCGCCACCACGCCCTGCGCAACGACTTCAGCAACTGGCTCCGCGCGCGCACCGAGTTCGGCCTGGCCTCGCGCATCCGCCCCTTCCGGATCGAGGACTTCGACAGCATCGACCAACTCCGGCGCTACCTCGTCGACACCATGCGCGCCCACCGGCTCGAGACCCAGCGCGGGATCGTGACCGACTTCGCACCGACGCGCTTCGACGAACGAAGCCCCTTCGTGCGGATCGGCCACGGCAGTCTGGGCGGCAAGGGGCGCGGCCTGGCCTTCGCGAACGCCATGCTGCAACACCATCCGGCGCTGCACGATCGATTCCCCGACATCAACGTGACGGTGCCGCGCACGGCCGTGATCGCCACCGACGTGTTCGATCAATTCCTCGCCGACAACGAGCTGCTCGACCTGGCCTACGGCAACAACACCGACGAGGAGATCGCCCATCGCTTCTCGACGGCCAAGCTGCCCGCACACGTGAGCAGCGACCTCGAGAACTTCCTCCGGCGGATCGACTACCCGCTCGCCGTGCGCAGTTCGAGCCTGCTCGAGGACAGCAGTTCGCAGCCCTTCGCGGGGATCTACCGCACCTACATGGTGCCCAACAGTCATCCCGACGCGCACGTCCGCCTGGCCCAGCTCTCACGGGCGATCAAGCTGGTGTACGCGTCCACGTTCAGCCGTGCGGCCAAGGCCTACGCCGAGTCGACCGGCTCGCGGATCGAGGACGAGAAGATGGCGGTGGTCCTGCAGCAGGTCGTGGGATCACGGCACGGCGACCGCTTCTACCCGCACATCTCGGGGGTGGCCCGCTCCTTCAACTACTACCCGATCGCGCCGATGCGGGGCGAGGACGGGATCGCCGTCGTCGCCCTCGGCCTGGGGCGGCAGGTCGCCGGCGGATTGCAGGCGTTGCGCTTCTCGCCGCGGCACCCGAGGAGCGTGCCGGCCTTCAGTTCCGTGCAGTCGACGCTGGAGAACGCCCAGCGGCAGTTCTACGCCCTCGATCTGCAGCATCCCCACCGTTTGCCGGGGATCGAGGAGGACACGAATCTCCTGCGGCTCGATGTCGACGACGCGCGCCCGGACGGCGTGCTCCCCCTGCTGACGTCGACCTACCAGCCGCAGAACGACCGCATGGTCGAGGGCCTGCGCAAGGACGGCTATCCGGCCCTCACCTTCGCGCCGATCCTCAACAGCGATGCCTTCCCCCTGGCCGCCCTCCTGCGCGAGGTCCTCGACACCGGGGTCGCCGGAATGGGCAGCGAGGTCGAAATGGAGTTCGCCGTGGATCTGCGCAGCGACGAGGCCACCTTCGGCTTCCTGCAGCTCCGGCGCCTGGCGGCGGGGGGTGAACCCGAGGACGTGGCGTTGCGGAACGAGCAGATCGAGCGGGCCCTGTGCTTCAGCACGGCGGCCCTGGGCAACGGGCGCATGAACGACCTGTGCGACGTCATCTACGTCTGCCCCTCGGCCTTCGACGCCTCCCGGACGCGACGGATCGCCGAAGAGGTCGGCGAGATCAACGCCGTTCTGGCCGCGGAGGGCCGACGCTGTATCTTGATCGGACCCGGCCGCTGGGGAAGTTCCGATCCGTGGCTGGGGATACCGGTCACGTGGGATCAGATCTCCGCGGCCCGCGTGATCGTGGAGACGTCGCTCGAGAACTTCCGGGTCACCCCGAGTCAGGGCACGCACTTCTTCCAGAACATGACGTCGCTGCGGATCGCCTATTTCACGGTGAACTCCTACGCCGGCGACGACCGGATCGACTGGGACTGGCTGGAGGGCCACGCCCGGGTCCGGGAGACAGACCACGTCCGTCACCTGCGCTTCGACCACCCCCTGCAGGTGAGGATCGAGGGTAGGAGCAACCGCGGAGTGATCCTCCCGCCGACTCCCCCGCACCACGACGACCGGAGGCCCGCGTGA